The following proteins are encoded in a genomic region of Coffea eugenioides isolate CCC68of chromosome 6, Ceug_1.0, whole genome shotgun sequence:
- the LOC113774558 gene encoding enhanced ethylene response protein 5: protein MAGAYMMSMGEAHRRILDYLNRFSDAVSTQDGKSLSRLLSISSDSHHLLSLADALNTFQDANRLIRQSEEYSQYADILLPIFRALQSYRLRNLVESYQAFEKASNAFIQEFRNWDSAWALEALYVLAYEIRVLAEKADIELASNGKTPEKLKGAGSLLMKVFSTLAGKGPKRVGALYVTCQLFKTYFKLGTVHLCRSVIRSIETARIFDFEEFPVRDKVTYMYYTGRLEVYNENFPAADHKLSYALSHCDARKEANIRMILKYLIPVKLSIGILPHAQLLENYNLNEYSNIVLALKRGDLRLLRHALQEHEDRFLRSGVYLVLEKLELQVYQRLLKKIHIIQKQKDPNKAHQIKLEIIVKAMKWLEMDMDVDEVECIMSILIYKNLVKGYFAHKSKVVVLSKQDPFPKLNGKPVSS, encoded by the exons ATGGCGGGAGCATACATGATGAGCATGGGGGAAGCACACAGACGAATACTTGATTATCTTAACCGCTTCTCCGACGCAGTCTCCACGCAAGACGGCAAATCCCTCAGCCGTCTCCTATCCATCTCCTCCGACTCTCACCACCTCCTTTCCCTCGCCGACGCACTCAACACCTTTCAG GACGCCAATAGGCTGATTAGACAGTCTGAGGAATACTCTCAGTATGCTGACATACTACTTCCTATATTTCGCGCTTTGCAAAGTTATCGTCTCAGAAACCTGGTCGAGTCCTACCAAGCTTTTGAGAAAGCTTCCAA TGCTTTCATTCAGGAGTTTCGTAATTGGGATTCAGCGTGGGCTTTGGAAGCACTATATGTACTGGCCTATGAGATTAGGGTTCTTGCTGAGAAG GCTGATATAGAATTGGCTTCAAATGGGAAGACTCCAGAGAAATTGAAAGGGGCTGGTTCACTCCTTATGAAAGTTTTTAGCACTCTTGCTGGAAAAGGTCCCAAGCGTGTTGGTGCTCTATATGTGACCTGCCAACTTTTCAAAACTTATTTCAAGCTTGGTACTGTTCATTTATGCCGTAGCGTCATAAGAAGCATTGAGACAGCTCgaatttttgattttgaagaatttCCTGTTCGGGATAAGGTCACCTACATGTATTACACAGGCCGTTTAGAGGTGTACAATGAAAACTTTCCAGCGGCTGATCATAAGTTATCATATGCTTTATCGCATTGTGATGCTCGGAAGGAAGCAAATATAAG GATGATACTCAAATATCTGATACCTGTAAAGCTATCAATTGGAATTTTACCACACGCACAGCTCCTTGAGAATTATAATCTAAACGAG TACAGTAACATTGTGCTTGCACTGAAAAGAGGTGATCTTCGACTTCTTCGACATGCCCTCCAGGAGCATGAAGACAG ATTCTTAAGGTCAGGAGTTTACCTTGTCTTAGAGAAGCTAGAGCTCCAAGTTTACCAGAGATTGTTGAAGAAGAT CCACATCATCCAAAAGCAGAAGGATCCAAACAAGGCTCACCAGATAAAGTTAGAAATTATTGTTAAAGCAATGAAATGGCTTGAGATGGACATGGATGTAGATGAG GTGGAATGCATAATGTCCATTCTAATATATAAAAATCTTGTCAAAGGGTACTTTGCTCACAAGAGCAAAGTGGTGGTTTTAAGCAAACAAGATCCTTTCCCAAAATTAAATGGCAAGCCAGTTAGTTCCTAG
- the LOC113776446 gene encoding ectonucleotide pyrophosphatase/phosphodiesterase family member 3 codes for MDTESLSLLPSGKIKILTQNPAGKADDGPQTSTTALLSLSTYSSSPTAPKATAKTVLFISLVLSTCIAVSAAIAFAYLFFDASHSSSLPPSPPDIEVSRPLNKLKGPVVLLVSSDGFRFGYQFKTDTPNIHRLINNGTEAESGLIPVFPTLTFPNHYSIVTGLYPAYHGIINNYFTDPKTGEFFSMSSHEPKWWLGEPLWETVANHGLKAATYFWPGSEVHKGSWNCPANCCMQYDGSVPFEDRVDAVLRYFDLPSDDMPVFMTLYFEDPDHQGHKVGPDDPDITEAVGRIDKLIGRLIDGLEKRGVFEDVNIIMVGDHGMVGTCDKKLIFLDDLAPWIQIPKEWVQSYSPLLAIRPPSGTSVKDVVAKMNEGLKSDKVGNGNRLKIYLKEELPSRLHYWDSYRIPPIIGLIEEGFKVEQTKSRKQECGGAHGYDNAFFSMRTIFIAHGPQFARGRKVPSFENVQIYNLVTTILNIQGAPNNGTLSFPRTILLPSH; via the coding sequence ATGGATACagaatctctctctcttttaccTTCGGGCAAAATTAAAATACTCACCCAAAATCCAGCCGGAAAAGCAGACGATGGCCCACAAACCTCAACCACAGCGTTGCTCTCGTTGAGCACATATTCTTCATCTCCCACAGCACCCAAAGCCACAGCTAAAACAGTGCTCTTCATCTCTCTCGTCCTCTCAACTTGTATAGCTGTGTCTGCAGCTATAGCCTTTGCTTACCTCTTCTTCGACGCCTCCCATTCATCGTCATTACCACCGTCGCCTCCCGATATTGAAGTCTCCCGTCCGCTTAATAAACTAAAAGGACCGGTTGTTCTCTTGGTTTCCTCAGATGGGTTCAGGTTTGGATACCAATTCAAGACCGATACTCCAAATATTCACAGATTGATAAATAATGGGACTGAAGCTGAGTCGGGTCTGATCCCGGTTTTTCCAACTCTAACTTTCCCCAATCATTACTCAATTGTCACTGGTTTGTACCCAGCATATCATGGAATTATCAATAATTATTTTACTGATCCTAAAACTGGTGAGTTTTTCAGTATGAGCAGTCATGAGCCCAAGTGGTGGCTTGGGGAGCCTTTATGGGAAACTGTGGCTAATCACGGGTTGAAAGCTGCAACATATTTTTGGCCTGGTTCTGAGGTACATAAAGGTTCTTGGAATTGTCCTGCTAATTGTTGTATGCAATATGATGGTTCTGTGCCTTTTGAAGATAGAGTTGATGCTGTGTTAAGGTACTTTGATTTGCCTAGTGATGATATGCCTGTTTTTATGACATTGTATTTTGAGGACCCTGATCATCAGGGTCATAAGGTTGGGCCTGATGACCCTGATATTACTGAAGCTGTTGGTAGGATTGATAAGTTGATTGGGAGGTTGATTGATGGTTTGGAAAAAAGAGGGGTTTTCGAGGATGTGAATATCATCATGGTTGGTGATCATGGGATGGTTGGTACTTGTGATAAGAagttgatatttttagatgatttgGCTCCATGGATTCAAATTCCAAAGGAGTGGGTTCAGTCGTATAGCCCATTGCTTGCAATTCGCCCACCATCAGGAACTTCTGTTAAGGATGTTGTAGCTAAGATGAATGAGGGACTGAAGTCTGATAAGGTTGGGAATGGGAACAGATTGAAAATTTATCTCAAGGAGGAGTTGCCGAGTAGGCTGCATTACTGGGACAGCTACCGGATTCCACCCATTATTGGTCTGATTGAGGAAGGATTTAAGGTGGAGCAGACAAAATCGAGAAAGCAAGAATGCGGAGGAGCACATGGTTATGATAACGCATTTTTCTCAATGAGGACTATTTTTATTGCCCATGGACCTCAGTTTGCAAGGGGACGCAAAGTTCCATCTTTTGAAAATGTTCAGATATATAACTTGGTTACAACGATTCTGAACATACAAGGGGCTCCAAATAATGGGACATTATCATTTCCACGGACAATTCTTTTGCCTAGCCACTGA